The following DNA comes from Nicotiana tabacum cultivar K326 unplaced genomic scaffold, ASM71507v2 Un00001, whole genome shotgun sequence.
TGCTGTTGAGAGAGCTATTGCCTGTTGAATTAGCTGACCATATACTGGATACTATCACACCACATGCTGATCATTCTGTGAAAGATAAACCTTGGGGGAAGCTGAATACAAAAGGCCAATTTACAGTGAAGTCTGCATGGCAATATATAATGAGGAGAAGATAAGAAAGCAAATTGTACAGATTCTTTTGGGTGAAGGGCCTGCCATTCAAGGTTAGTTTCTTTATGTGAAGGTTATGAAAAGCAAAGTTACCATTAGATGATTGGTTCTTAAGACAAGGATACTTTCAAACTTCAAGGTATTGGTGTTGTAGGAACCATAAAGAAGAGACATTGCCTGATGTGTTTTTGAAATCTCTAGGTGCAGGATTTGTTTGGAATTATTTTGGTACACTTGCAGGGATCAAAATAGATGGAAAACAGcttgtacaagtcataaatgaatgGTGGAGTAGACATATTAACATAAGCTTGAAGGCAGTGTATCATGCTATGCCAAGCTTGATTGTTTGGCACTTATGGAAAAAGAGAAACTCAGGAAAGCATGGGAAGAATGTGTCCATTAACAGGTTGATCTTTCAGATTTCAACATCAATTCAGATGCTCTTAAAGATGAGAAGACCAAACTTTAAAGGAGTTACTGCAAACTGGCCAGATCTACATAAGAAGTTACTAAATCATGTTCCTAAACTGAGGTATACTAAGGTGTTGTGGCAACTATGTCTTGTGGGTTGGATCAAATGTAATACTGATGGGGCTTGTAGAGGGGACAATGGAGGAGCTTCATATGGTTTTTGCATAAAGGATGGAATAGGGGATCTTATTTATGCTCAGGCAAATGCAGTTGAGGATGCAACAAATAATATAGTTGAAGCGCAGGCTATTCTTGAAGCTCTCAGATACATAATTCAAATGCAGTTTCCTCTATGTATAACTGAAACTGACTCTTTACTCATGAAGAGAGAGTTGTAGGAAGTTTGGGAATCACCTTGGAACATATATAGCCAATTAGGTTGATGAAATCAAAACACTACTGTCTAGGGGTGTATTTCAGGTAGTTCATGTATTGAGGGAAGGCAACAAGTTAGATGATCATCAAGCTAACTTGACACTGGGACAATAGGCCATTGTACATGTGCACTCCTTTTGGAAACTTGACACACAAGGGAGGAAGATCTTGAATAATGACAAGCTTCAAATACCTTATATTAGGGTAAGAACTGCCAAGACAAATGTTAATTGATGATGGATTTTGAGGATATGAATTTAATGGGGAGATTCTTTGTAGTAAGGAGGATGCATTCCGGAGGATATGGGAAAGCTATAGGGGATGGAGATCACACTGTACTTCCTACTCGAATCCATAAGGAGGAGAGTAGGAAAAGTTTTTACATTAACATGTTTCTTTCTTTTGCAGGTACTTTAGAGGGTGCTTGGCTCTATGTTATGGCCAAACCTATTAGAATGGTATTAGTATCTTTGATACTCATTCCCTATAGGTGCAATCATTGCATAGGCCAGCCCAAATATACAAACAACAAGATGGAGAAGTCTGCACATAAGCCTAAAAACTGGATCCACATAGATGTCCAGTGTGGAGGAAACGGGGAGTATTACACTATAAAATGCAAATCCCTTACTTCCTGGTGATCATACAAGTTACTACTGGCAGAGTCCATGATACCACAATGGCCAATGACACACGCAAGACTACACTACTACCCAGACTGGTTATGCTTGACCATGGGATTTTACATCATTTTCCGGACAATTCAGCATCTTTTGGAGGAACTACCAGGTACATTGTGCATCTATCACACATTAGGAAGCTAGTTTTAACAGGTTTGCTGCAAAAATGATCAGGTATGAGTTCAAAACAAGGTGGCAAAGTTGCAACAACACCTCTACTGCCTTGTCCTAGACAGGTATGTTGGAACGAGTTGCGTACAATTTGGTTAAAAAGTTGTCCTTGTCAAGCTTGAATTTCAGTTCTAGATACCAGGTGGAGTTGCCTTATGCTCAAGATACCAATTGTATATGCCCAGAATCAGACGTGAAGAGGGCCAACTATTCAAGAATGTATTgcaagtcatgcccaaatgtgCGTTCTCAAGGATTATGGTTCATAGTTCTTTTTGTACTATTAAAGTTGAGTGTTATACACAACTTTGATAATAATTGATTTACTCATTTTTTACGCATTTACATTTTGTGAGACCTCCAGAGTCCAGACACAttgtgttttattttgtttattattaataaaaaaatatcacTAGGCACCCAGCCTAGTGGTATATTTGCTATAAAAAAAATAGACTAaacctaaaaaaaataaatgttGACTTAACCTAAAAGAATGTTCATATCCTAAAAACTGATTTTCAAGGAACATGTCCTACTTGTCTTGGAAGGCTTAATATGGACATGCTTATAAACCTAAAAACTGATTTTTCTTTTACAAATATGGTATGTTACAATTCAAACACGGAAAATTTTAAtacataattaaataattaaataactattttgtccaatataaaatttatttttaacgGGTAAAAAAAGCGAACAACATTTCATTAAGAGACTTCGTGCTTTTAACAtagcataaataaaataaaattagaacACCAAATTAGATCAAATTAAATTAGAAGTCAAGTCTTTTTAGTGGGATTTCGTGGTTTTGTGTGGGTGTATTATTACAAATATGAAATCATATGGGTTTGAGATTTGAAGAGGTTAGAACTAATGTTACCAACAATCGTTTTAGTGGACTCACAAAGAGAAGAGGATTCATATTGGGCCTGTAGTAAGCCTATTGGGCTACTTAAGATAAGCTCATAAGATCGGGGGATTTGCATATATACCTAATTTTTGGGTCACATTTTAACTTATACTCCCTTTGCAAAAATAattacaagcgtacccacttttcggGTAACTTCAGGCATACGGGTCTGAAGTAACAAAAAAattatgtctgaagtttgaacttcagaattttttgcctgaagtgtagccttatcaaagcaaaacttcagatatttttgcctgaagtttggcctgacttgcaaaggcaatcacgcaaacttcagttcatagtgtAAGGGAAAACTTCAGTTTTTCCTCACTtcatagtgcaaacttcagacaaattaatctgaagttcttcaatttgtagtgcaaacttcaggAACTTCAGTTTATAGTGCAAGGGCAAACTTCAGTTTTCCCTCACTtcatagtgcaaacttcagacaaattagtctgaagttcttcaatttgtagtgcgaacttcaggaacttcagttcatagtgcaaggGCAAACTTCAGTTTTCCCTCACTtcatagtgcaaacttcagacaaattagtctgaagttcttCAATTTGTAGTGCAAACTTTCGGACAAATTAACTTTTCAGTATAACTAAGAGCTGGTTTGGCATCACATCGGGGTTTACCTCATGGGGAATTCTTCATGTTCTTCATACTGGATTTGGAACTTCTGTATATTCAGTATGAGATAAACACATAACAAGATGAACTAGAGAGCATCTGTTGCGCTCTCGATGCATTTGGATTTGTATCTCGAGCTTGCAAAATAAAGGATTGTAAAATTTGTAGAAGCCAACATTTTACCTTCTGTTGACAGGGTTTCTGAATTCAAATAGAGAACAATAACAATACTCTGGTTTGTTATTTTATGACAGTATTTGATCAAATGTAGGTTAAGTTGTTAATTTGACTTCACATTTTATTAGTGAATATATTAAAGTAGTGGTTGAAAAGTTAATTTGATAGacaagaagaggaggaagaaatgAGCGCATAGGtcaggaggaagaagaggaggcGTCTGAAATTGTTAAAATTGGGGTATAGgttaaacaattttaaaaatatgagtataggttaaatgggggcgaccaaatagggcgccccgtgcaatttttaccataAGATCTCACAAACAAATAAAATTGTCAAAATGGCATGACATAGCCATTTTTACGGGTGGTTATTAAAAAATGGTTAGtatttgcaaagttattaaaaAGTAGTCACTATTTAATGCGGCGATAAAATCTGGATAAAAGTACCAGCATAATATGTCGGATTATAAAACTTCTACGTATAAACTTCCAATATatttgttggaactccagtatattatgaatTCCACACATTATgttggaatctcatatgtaaaaaattcaagCTACaccatattatgctggaatttttcttgatttttaagAGTGTAtttgttcaaattttattttcacaTGAAAAAGTAGTTAAATTTCCattaattttgaaattatgaCTAATTTTTCATAAGCAGTTGTAAATCAGGCTATTTCTAATTTTTCCCAATAAAATTGCGTTTGAAAATCTCAAATGAGCTATCCGACCAATATTTTTCTTAAGAAATTGGTCTTCAAATGGCTTGGTTTAGACAAAACAAAGCCGTCCGTAGCCTATCCTTGATATTGTcgcaaaaacaaaaggtaaagacaaaacaaattaataaaacaaacttttCCTAATTGAGTGTAAACAGAGTGTAAATGAAACTACTTTGTCAAAagtgttttttaaaaaatatcatTTTCCCCTCTAATTATGTATACATAAACAGTCTATCTGTTTGAAAGATCTTACACAATCCAAGCCATGGTTTTCAGCAAAATTTTGAACATCTTGCTATTCTTAGTACTTTTTGTTATCCCTTCTTTCTATTCACTGAACTTTAACCTCTCCAGCATCAATCCTTCTGATGCTAATCGTTCCATCAATGTCACTGGAGATGCCTATATATCGAACCAGGGTATACAAGTCACCCCTGATGAGCGTAATGTGGCATTAGGTGGAAAAACTGGTCGAGCTAATTTTATTGAGCCACTGCAATTATGGAAAAAGACTACAGGAGAATTGGCAGATTTTACTACACATTTCTCGTTTGTCATTGATTCAAATGGTAACGATAGCTTTGCTGATGGACTCGCCTTTTTCTTAGCTCCTGTTGGTTCTAGTATACCAATTGGTTCAGCTGGAAATGGCCTTGGTCTTGCCAAGGCCGAGTTAGAAGGCAGCTCATCCCCTGAGCCATTTGTTGCTATCGAGTTCGATACATTTCTCAATACTTGGGACCCACCCTATTTACATGTTGGTATCAATGTAAATTCTATGGAATCTGCTGTTACTCAAGTATGGAGGAATAACATTACACTGGGGAGGAAAAATGATGCTTGGATTAGTTATAATGCTAGTTCGCATACTCTTAAAGTTGTTTTCACTGGATTTTCAAATAATAAATTTAACAAGGACAAGCTTAGTTTATTGATTGATCTGAGGAATTATTTGCCTGAGAATGTTACTTTTGGCTTCTCAGCATCAACTGGACAATTGTTTCAGAAAAACAATGTCAAGTCTTGGGATTTCAATTCAAGTTTGAGTTTTGATCCTAACGAAGATCCAGAAAATGCTGAACAGCCTAGTGCAAGTCCTCCTATTACTCAAGTTCAAGATCCAAAGGGTCCTCCTTCCAATCAAGAAATCAGCGCCAGGAAAAAAGGAAACAAGGGACTAGTAGTTGGATCAAGCATAGGTTTGCCTGTTCTGATTCTTGGGCTGATCACTGCTAGCTGCTTTTTattgaagaaaaagaggaaaaggaatGATAAAGACCATGTCTTTGCTGATCTGAGTATGGACAATGAATTTCAAAAGGGAACCGGCCCTAAGAAGTTTTCATATGGTGAATTAGCTCTTGCAACGAACAACTTTGCTGAGGGACAGAAGCTTGGAGAAGGTGGATTTGGCGAAGTTTATGAAGGTTTATTGAAGGAATGTAAATCATATGTTGCTGTTAAGAGAGTATCAAGCGGTTCTAAACAAGGGATAAAGGAGTATGCATCAGAAGTGAAGATCATCAGCCGATTAAGACACAGAAATTTAGTTCAACTTATTGGTTGGTGTCACGAGAAAGGGCAGTTGCATCTTGTTTATGAATTGATGCCTAATGGAAGCTTAGATAAGCATCTTTTCAAAGAAAAGTCATTGTTGGTATGGGAAATCAGGTGGAAAATTGTTCAAGGATTAGCCTCGGCTTTGCTCTATCTACACGAAGAGTGGGAACAATGTGTAGTCCATAGGGACGTAAAAGCAAGTAATGTCATGTTGGATTCAAACTTCAACGCTAAATTAGGCGATTTTGGTTTGGCTAGACTTGTGGATCATGAAAAAGGATCTCAAACAACAATGTTGGCGGGGACTGTAGGGTATATGGCACCTGAATGTGTTATGAATGGAAAAGCTAGTAAGGAGTCAGATGTCTACAGTTTTGGGATAGTAGCATTGGAAATAGCAAGTGGAAGAAGATCAATAGATATTAAAGCAGCAGAAGATCAAGTGAGATTGGTGGAATGGGTTTGGAACCTCTATGGAATTGGAAAGCTAGTTGAAGCAACTGATCCAAGATTGAATAAGATATTTAATGAGCAACAAATGAAACGTTTAATGGTTCTTGGTCTATGGTGTGCTCATCCAGACAACAAACTCAGGCCATCAATAGGGCAAGCAATTCGTGTTCTTGATTCTGAAGTTCAGTTACCTATTCTTCCCTCAAGAATGCCTGTTGCGACGTATTCTCCCCCTCCATTGAATATGTTTTCGCCTCCATTTTCACATACTTATGAAACTAAAACAGTGGGGCGTGAGCAGGAACAGACTATGACTTACACTTATAACAGTACTAAATACTCAAGTGTTTATACATCATCAGCTGCTTCGTCGACAAAATCACTTTTGTAACCACGACTACCTTTTTGTGCACATGGAATTCATTTAAGAGTTCCCATTTATATCTGTAACTTAGATGAATTTTATGTAACTTTCCTCTCTTGCAAGGATTTTGACGACTAACGGAGTTGAATGCCTCTCATGGATGCTTAAGTTTTAAATTTTGTTAGGAGCTGAGAATTCAATTCCATTTGACAGCAAAAACAAAGGAATTTCAACTTTCTTTTATGATTTTTGACTCCTTCATCTTTTGAAAGCTTGAATTAAGTTGAGCTTGTGCTAAGGAATTAAGTTCTTGGTAAAAATGTTTATAGGCATATTACATACTCGATCGCTCCTTCTTTATAGTCCGGACAGGACAAGAAATTTGCCAGAAAAAAGGTAATCTATTTGTATCTTGTAATTAACATCAAGTTTTTGAGAATACACTAGTGACAGCAACTATGTTCAAAAAGGAGTTTCTGAGAATCTGAAAACCAAACAGATACAGACACTTTATATAACAGACTAGTATCTTATGCATCATGAGGAACTTTCTTATAAACTATAAAATCGAGTTTGAAATTTTCATCTCAGCTTTTCAATATgtttatatatgtacatatattgCACCAGAAAGCTAGATATTTTGCAGAAAACAAAGCCATCCATTGCCTCTTTGTTCTTGTCAGAATGACAGAAAAAAAGCAACAGCAAGGCACCAAAATAACTTCTTTTTATTGATTGAAAACAGTGACGGAAAATGAAAGATAtactattataaaataaaataaaaagacgaCCTTCTCAACTGGATTTTCCATTATTTATTCGCTCAAATGCCATCTTACTGAATCTTACAATCCAGGCTATTGTTCTTTTTGTTTCTAACTTTTGATTCTTTCTGTTGAAAGCCGGCCGGCATTTCCATGTTTTACAGTTCCAGTTATAGCAGCCGTCTTTGGCCCCTATTacattaaaaagtaaaattgatCTCTTTTCCCACCAGTAATTAAAGAGAGTTGATGTTAAAGGGAGAATGAGTTTTAAGGTACTTCTGCTTTTCTAGCCTTAGAGAAAAGACAATCTGTAATACAAAACTTTGATCTGTCATATAAATCTTTAATGGTTCTGAAAGAAGAAATATAATTTCAGTTTTCATTTTATTTGGATTGACGATTCATAATATAGAGAATGACAGCTGAAATGGGCAGGGTTTTCGTTTTGGGGGGTTTTAGGGTCAGCTAAGAGAAACGATATTACAAAAATACCCCTGGCACTATTTAACAGTAAGTCTGCCGTTTTGAAATTTTGACTATATTTTGCTTGTGAATATGGTTCAGCGACTTCTTGCCTTagcatccaaaatccaaaatagtTGACTTCTTGGGACACAAGTTTCCTGGTaatgaaataatttaataaatacaaGAGCAGATCTCAACTAGAACCAATACAGCTAATTACTCCAactaatcagttcaagaatattAGCAAGTCAACGCATAACCAATAACAATTCTTCACTCCCAAAAAATCATcttaaaaagaaaatactattaAAACAACCGTAAAGATTATGATGACCAGTACGTCTGCAAGATTACTTTCTGAAACTTGTGTATAAAtcaagaaaattttcttttgtctCGGCAAGAGATTCCAAGATTAGTGGGAATTACAGTTTATGTTCAAAATAGGTAAAGCTTCTCAAAACAACAGCCATCAATTTAACAAGTCAGACATTTTGTCCACTTTTATTTCACACAATAACAAAGTTACTAACATGTCAGAATAATATAAAAACATAGACGAGATACTGGATCAGAAACATATGTAATTTCAATATCGTCGACGTCGACCTAATGATTTTTTAGTTACTGGATCCTCCCACATTGGAATTTTTATCTCAGAACCAGCATTATCATAACAGGGCAAAATGCAACCACTTCTCATATCATACCGTCTCCAACCATCAATTCCCTTATGAGTAAAATATACAGAGTTATTTCTGCAGCCAACTTGACTTGCAGGCACTGAAGCGGAGCAATTAATCCCCGCAAATAGCGTTCTATCTCCGAAATTTTCCAGCTTTAACCATGACAAATCTTCAATCTGCAGCTTAAACACTTCCACTTTGTTCACCATCTTGTTTGATCTTTCTGAAATTAGGAAAATGAGCAAGATTTCCCCATTAGACTCAAGAAAGCACTCTATGAAATGCTTTGAGTAGCTCGAAGGAATGGCTCGTTTACTACTTAGTCGTGTAAGTTGAAACTGAGATTCATCACTTTCTTCTATTACTGCCAGAGTCCCCTGCAAACTCAGTGCATAAAACTTCCCTTCAAAGATAATTGCATTGCTGAATTGTATCAGTTGCCCCTTAGGATCATTTGGATCAATTAGGCCATTTTGACTGCTTTCTTGTTGCATCCATTTTTGGTTTTTTCCTAACTGATAAACCACAAATGGTGGAAAGCAACAATATCCACTACCAACAAAAGGAGAGTAGTAAGGATGAGAATTTAGAAAGGGAAACATAAATGATTTTCTAGCATTGGATGAGTAAGTAGCCCAATGAGCATAGCCTTTGGAAGTATTCAGAAAACAGCAATCAATAGGTATATTTTCTCCATTCAACCAAGGTGAGAAGTAATGAAAATGCTTCCAAGGATCATAACgcggccttcttctaccatgccaCCAATAGCAACCGGCTTCTTCAAATGAGAGGCTGAAGGAATGCTGCTGAGTTTTGCAATAGTATTGGGGTTCATTTGAAAGCTCAAGCCACGGTGATTGTGCGATGGAATCACATTTCTTGGATGCAAATCTCCATGATTTAGAAACACCAGCAGAACCTATGGATTTTGCTAGAGTTGAATGTGTTGGTTGCTTTTTCAGAAAGTTGAGTAGCTTTTCAGGAAGATTTCGCCATGGTTCCACATAAGCAGACTCTTCTTTAGATGAAGTTTTCTGTTTTCTCCTATCATTCGGAGCCATGTATAGATAATGGATAAAAGAAACAAGGACTAATTCTGGAGCTTGTCTAACAATCCAAAAAATGCATTTATAGTCTAAGTCTCCCTGTTCCAGCTGTTTATTTTATTAGCCTTAGGCTCCAAGAATCAAGATAGTTGACttcttcataaattattttttgtttgtgTTTTTGTTAATCAGttggatatatatataaatatacaatAAGTAGTAGAGATCAAGTTTTGATTTGAAGGAATTCTTTTTTATAGGCTGAGTTTTCATTTCCTCCACTTCCCCTTCAAAGGGGGCTAAACTTGCAATTTACATATTCAATCTTACTCCAACTTATCTTGAATGGAGTGATTCTCCATAGTTTTAACTTTTTGTTGACTCCCTTGATGCTTTTATTAACACATTTCATTAGCAAAGATGATCCTAAATTTATTTACTCCAAAAACAAAGACTAAATTGGTATGATGCCAGGTTATTGATGAGTAGCTAATTGTAAATAATGGCATTGAATTTAGACCACTTAGGTTACATTTAAAAAGCGTGTGGATTGTCCTTGAATCGAAATGTAGGTAGCATAGTGAAGAAATTGATGCCTTATATTGTTACATGCAGGACATGGTTGCTGCTACTTGCTATCAAATTATGAACTTTTCGGAACTAAGAAAAATAATCTGTCTTCTGCATCTCAAAATTACAGTTGTTAAAACTGGAGGCCATATATTACTTTCTGCACTACTACTTTTTTCACAGTGAGTTCCAGATGGATGTTAAATTAATAAGGCATCTAAATGGTCAACTCaattatttaattgaaagaaaCTACCGCTAACCTTGTGCTCCAAGAGATCAACTAACTTGAAGTCTACGGTTACTTGGTGGCCACATCTGATCTTGATTATTTTAAGCCTGCCTCAAGCTATATTCCCATATCATTTCCTTCTCTAGCTCCCATTTCTGCACAAAAAAAAAAGCATGGTTCAAAAAGTCAAGAAGGATAAGAATCAAAGTTCACCAAAGAAAGAAGCCAATAATAGCCCAAGGCCATGGCCAAATCTTCCCAAAGAACTCACCAGCTTAATCTCAAGTGAACCGAGTCTAATGGAAAACATCAGTTTTGgtggtgtcaccaagtcatggaGATCAGCACACTCTAAAAAATGTATCCCAATAGGAAAATCCCTATGGCCACAACTCACTGAAATTCAAAAAAACAAGAATCATTCTCACTGCTTTCATATAGGATATTACTGGCCTTATGGTAGAAGATGGCGGACATGGAAGGACCCTTGGATATATTTCAAGGGTCATTCTCATGGTTCACTAATAGCAGTTGGACGCTGTCCAAATGATATCTTATTGTGGAAATCCTACAGAGAGACCTACTGTCACCTTCCATCTTGGGATACCCGCGTTCCGTTCAGGTTTGCAACTTTATCTACATTTCATCCCATAAGTCTCAATGACTATGGAAAAACTTGTATGATTATGGTGCTAACAGGTGCTGCTTCTCCAGCTTTTGTGTTCTGTGAAACGGGGGCCAGAAAAGAATGTGTGTGGAGGAAGCAAGACTGTAACCTAACTGACCCCTTTGGCTCAGGTGAACATTTGCAGTTCATAAATGCCATTGGCTTTAATGGAAAATTCTACGCGTTGAGTTTGCAGGGGACACTTGCAGTAATTGAAGAAATTGATTCTAGCCTTAGAGTCACTGAGATGAGCTCAAGCAGGGCTGTTCCTTATGTTATTTCAAGGCATTTCAGGGAAATTTTAGTTGAATCAGATGGGGAAATATTATTGATTTTCTTGGTCTCTAAAAGATCCATTAAAAAAGTGGATGATGTTGAAGTTTACAGGCTGGATATTCCAAAACTGTTGTGGGTTAAGATGGAAAGCCTTGGGCATAGAACATTGTTTGTGGAGGAAGAATGTTGTATGTGGATTAATGGCAGCAAGCTAGGATGCAGGAGCAATTGCATATATTTTACTCAGCAAGTAAGTGAAAACTGGTGGCTGTTTGACAAGCAAGCAAAATCAATATCACCTGCTCCTGAAAGCAACCTTTTTGGTATTGAATCTTTGATGTAGAATTGATCACCAGGAGCAACCAGTAATTTTCCTCTTCCTGATTAATCACtataatatttcaattttccacGGGAGCGAAGCATGGAAAATGGT
Coding sequences within:
- the LOC107794325 gene encoding L-type lectin-domain containing receptor kinase IX.1-like — encoded protein: MVFSKILNILLFLVLFVIPSFYSLNFNLSSINPSDANRSINVTGDAYISNQGIQVTPDERNVALGGKTGRANFIEPLQLWKKTTGELADFTTHFSFVIDSNGNDSFADGLAFFLAPVGSSIPIGSAGNGLGLAKAELEGSSSPEPFVAIEFDTFLNTWDPPYLHVGINVNSMESAVTQVWRNNITLGRKNDAWISYNASSHTLKVVFTGFSNNKFNKDKLSLLIDLRNYLPENVTFGFSASTGQLFQKNNVKSWDFNSSLSFDPNEDPENAEQPSASPPITQVQDPKGPPSNQEISARKKGNKGLVVGSSIGLPVLILGLITASCFLLKKKRKRNDKDHVFADLSMDNEFQKGTGPKKFSYGELALATNNFAEGQKLGEGGFGEVYEGLLKECKSYVAVKRVSSGSKQGIKEYASEVKIISRLRHRNLVQLIGWCHEKGQLHLVYELMPNGSLDKHLFKEKSLLVWEIRWKIVQGLASALLYLHEEWEQCVVHRDVKASNVMLDSNFNAKLGDFGLARLVDHEKGSQTTMLAGTVGYMAPECVMNGKASKESDVYSFGIVALEIASGRRSIDIKAAEDQVRLVEWVWNLYGIGKLVEATDPRLNKIFNEQQMKRLMVLGLWCAHPDNKLRPSIGQAIRVLDSEVQLPILPSRMPVATYSPPPLNMFSPPFSHTYETKTVGREQEQTMTYTYNSTKYSSVYTSSAASSTKSLL
- the LOC107794324 gene encoding F-box/kelch-repeat protein At1g57790-like; this translates as MVQKVKKDKNQSSPKKEANNSPRPWPNLPKELTSLISSEPSLMENISFGGVTKSWRSAHSKKCIPIGKSLWPQLTEIQKNKNHSHCFHIGYYWPYGRRWRTWKDPWIYFKGHSHGSLIAVGRCPNDILLWKSYRETYCHLPSWDTRVPFRFATLSTFHPISLNDYGKTCMIMVLTGAASPAFVFCETGARKECVWRKQDCNLTDPFGSGEHLQFINAIGFNGKFYALSLQGTLAVIEEIDSSLRVTEMSSSRAVPYVISRHFREILVESDGEILLIFLVSKRSIKKVDDVEVYRLDIPKLLWVKMESLGHRTLFVEEECCMWINGSKLGCRSNCIYFTQQVSENWWLFDKQAKSISPAPESNLFGIESLM